GCATCAGCTGCGTCGTGGTGCCCTGGTTGTCCACGAGCACCACGCCGCTGTAGATTGATAGGTCCTTTTCCCGGGCCACTTGCAGCGGCCAGCGGCTGACCGGCAGATTGGTCAGCTTCACCAGCGCGATATTTTCTTGGTGGCTGAGATTGCCCGCGTAGACGATGTCGCACTGGATGTCGTACTGCTGGGCGATCAGCTGGTAGGTCCAGCCGCTCGAGAGCGCATCTGGGTCTGGAAAGTCTTGCAGCACCACCAGGTGTCGCTCGCCTCGATGGCGCTCCAGGGTCTGCTGAAGCGCCTCGATCTTGGAAGGCGTGCGGCGGGGAGGGGTGCCGTTGGGTTTGGACGCGATCGCCGTTTCTGAGAATCCCTCAGATGCGCGATCGCCCTCTGTTCCTGGGAGCTTATGACCATCATCGTTGAGTGCCATGAGCGCTGTAATGGAAGCGTCAGGCCCATGGAGCACGTCAGAGTTCATAAAAAGTTCTGGAGGCAAGGTACTCGAAAGTCCGGTGGTGCTAACCCCCAAGGAAATTTCAGGGCATTAGCAAGGGTACTTCCTAGATCTTTGCAAAAAACTCCCCAATTGACACGGGTCTCTCAGGGAGAGAAAAGCGGCCTTGACCCCCTCGAAAGACAGATTTTGAACGCGAGTCTAGGCGTTCCCGGTCTGAAACGCGAAACCCCCTGCCCATCGTTCAGTGGCAGGGGGTTCAAATTCCGATGACATACTTTTTCCACTCTTGGTGCACGCCGCTTTTGAGATGCTTGGCCACTTCGAAGTAGAGACCGCTGTAAGGTTTGCGGGGGGTGGTCCTCAACAGGAGGTTGGCTTCTTTGGGGGTGCGGTTTCCTTTCTTGACGTTGCAGCGGACGCAGGCAGTGACCATGTTTTCCCAGGAGTCGTCGCCGCCGCGCGATCGCGGTAAGACGTGATCTAGGGTCAGCTCGTCACCGGTGTAGCCGCAATATTGACAAGAGTGGCCGTCTCGGTGGAGGATATTCCGGCGAGTGAGCGGAATCTCCTTGTAAGGAACTCGGATGTAGTGGCGGAGCCGAATAACGGTCGGAAGCGGCAGCCCGGTGTAAAGAACCTTACCATTGTGCTCAACTTGTTCTGCCTTGCCCTTCAATAGCAGAACAACCGCCCTTCGCCAGCTCGTAATATTGAGCGGCTCGTAGGAGGCATTCAGGACTAAGACCTTGCCCATCGAGTCTACAGGTTATTGAGTTAAAGAATTTTTCACAGATGTTAGCACAGCTGGTTTGGGTTCTGGGGATCGGCCCGGGGGATCTGCCAAGAAATTTTGGCGTGGCGCTGGTGGCTGGGGCCGACTCGGGGCGATCGCAAGACACTTGAGGCCCGAAAACCTGCCAACTGTCCCTTGTGCGAACGGGAGGCCCTGGCTAGACTGCCTCTCAAGGGAAGCGCCCAGAAACCCAGTTTGCAGCTTGGCCGAGAGGCGCTGTGGATACGGATGCAGGCGGGCTCTAGGTGTAATGCTTCCTGTGGTGTGACAAAGCAAGGAGTGAGCGGACGTGCTAGAGCGTTTAGGTTCGCTAGGTGAGCTGCAAGATCAGATGCAGTGCGATCGCGCCTGGGTCGAAATCAATCTGGAAGCGCTGACCCACAACGTGCGCCAGCTAAAGCAGTGGCTGGCCCCCAAGACGGATTTGATGGCGGTGGTGAAGGCGGACGCCTACGGTCACGGCGCGATCGCAGTGGCCCGCACGGCCCTAGCGGCAGGGGCGACCTGGCTGGGGGTGGCGACGGTTTCCGAGGGCATTCAGCTGCGGCGGGCCGGGATCGAAGCGCCGATTTTGATCTTGGGGGCGACCCATACGCCGGACCAAATTCGGGCGATCGCCTACTGGCGGCTGGATCCGACCCTGTGCACGCCCCAGCAGGCCCAAACATTTTCCGAAACTCTGGCGTCCCTCGATCGGCACCTGCCGGTCCACCTGAAGATCGACACAGGGATGTCCCGCCTGGGCATGCCCTGGCAGGAGGCAGTGAAATTTGTCCAGGCGGTGCAGGACCTGCCCCATCTGAGGATTGCTAGCGTCTACTCCCATCTGGCGACGGCGGACGATCCCGATCCGACCATCCTGTACCAGCAGCACCAGCGCTTTGAGGTGGCGATCGCCCAAGTGCGGGCCGCCAATCTTCCCCTGCCGCGCCTGCACCTGGCAAACTCCGCCGCCACGCTGGCCGATCGCTCCCTGCACTACGACATGGTGCGCGTTGGTCTTGCGACCTACGGGCTCTACCCTGCGCCCCACCTGCGGTCGGTGCTGCCCCTGCGCCCCGTCATGCAGGTCAAGGCCCGCATCACCCAGGTCAAGCACATCCAGCCCGGGACGGGGGTCAGCTATGGTCACCGGTTCGTGGCCGATCGGCCCATGGATATCGCCACAGTCGGGATCGGCTACGCCGACGGCGTGCCCCGCAACCTGTCGAACCGGATGACGGCGCTGCTGCGGGGGCAGCCTGTGGCCCAGCTGGGCTCGGTGACCATGGACCAGCTGATGCTGGACATGACTTCTATCGACCAGCCGCAGGTGGGCGAAATCGTGACTTTGCTGGGGCGCGATGGTGCCCAGGCCATCACCGCCGACGACTGGGCGGAGCTGCTGGGCACGATCTCTTGGGAAATCCTGTGCGGCTTCAAGCATCGCCTGCCCCGAGTGGCTGTCGGCCAGCCTCAAACTTCTCGGGAAGCGTCGATTCTCCGGATCTAGGGCGCTGACGCCTGCCAAAAGCGCCTGGAATCAAGAACGCTGGGCGATCGCCGCCCTGTTCCCATTCCAGGCGCTAAGGGAAAAACTGAGTCACCGCTACGCAGTTGCGTCTAGGGTGTCAGGGGCGATCGCCGTGTCGCCCAAGCGGGTGTACAGATTCCCGAGCTGACTGGCCACACCCTGCCAGCTAAAGTTTTCTTCCACGCGTCGGCGAGCCGCTTGACCCAGCTGATCGCGCCACTGGGGATTGGCCAGCAGGCGGTCGATCGCCGCCCCAAAGGCCGCCGCATCCTTGGCCGGAGCCAGCAGGCCCGTCTCTTCGTGGACCACCGTGAACTGCAAGCCACCCACGGCGCTAGCGACGACCGGCGTCCCGCAGGCCATCGCCTCGATCGCCACCAGGCCAAAGGGCTCATAGTGACTCGGCACCACGCACACATCCGCCGCCGCGTAGTGCAGCGGCAAGTCTTCATCGCCCAGGCGTCCGGGGAACGTCGTAAACGCGCCCATCCCCAGCTCATCGACAATGCTCTCGATGCGATCGCGCTCTCGCCCATCGCTCGCCCCCGGACGACTGCCCCCGCCAATAATCAACCGCAGTTCGGGATCGTTGCGGAACTGCGACGCGTGCACCGCTCGAACCAGCGTCTCAATGCCTTTGCGCGGATCAAAGCGGCCTACATAAAACACCACCTTGGCATCTGGCTCTAGGCCCAGCTTCTGTCGCGCCTCTTGGGAGTCAATGTGGCCAAAGCGCTCAATATCGGTCCCGCAGGGAATCACCTCGATCCTGCCGCGCTGGGACACCAGCGATCGCATGTGCTCTTCTTCCTGGGGACTGGTTGCCACCACGCAGTCCGCCTTCTCCAAGCAGTCTTTTTCCACCGCTAGGCGCGTCTTGGCAATGATCGGCACCGTTGGGATCGACTTATACTTCACGGCTCCCAGCGAGTGGTAGGTGTGCACCTGGCGAATGTCTTGGCGCTTTTGCCACTCTAGGCCGACCCAGCCCGAGAGCCAATAGTTGGTGTGCACCAACGGATACTCAGCGCCGCTTTGGGCCTGGAACGCCAGCAGCGCCTCCAAAAAGTCCGGCAGATACTCAAAGATTTCGTCGCGCGGCACAAACGCCTGGGGACCTGCCACCAGGCGAATCGTGCGGCAGCGCGGGCCGTGCTCCACGATCGCCGGCTGAGCGCTGTCGGTCTGCCGCGTAAACATATCTACGTCCCAGCCCTGTTGAGCGAGGGCTTCACCGACTTGGCGAACATAAACGTTTTGTCCCCCCGCTTCTTCCTTCCCAATTTCAATGGCGGGGTCACCATGAACGGAGATTAACGCAACACGTTTTTGATGAAGAGAACTCATGGCTTGATATACCAAAATTCGACACGCTCTGAGGCACGTCCAAACTCAAAAGAACATCCAGAGCTTTAGCGATGTAATAAAAAACGATGATTTGGCGGTGAGATTTGCCTATAACTTAAAAGCTCTGGGCCTCTGGGAGCATCAGTCAGCAGAAATAATTTCTGCTCTGTTGATTCAATCGCGAGGCATAAAAGTTAAGAAATGATGTGGGGAATAGCATGAGGGTTGCGATTCCACCTACTGATTTCCAAGAACTCAGTCAGGCGACAAACGTCTCACACCTCCTGTTGCACCGTGGTTTGGTGTTATGGAGGGGATTCTAGCATGATTAATTTAATTTCCTGCTGTTCTTAAAGAAACAAGAATCGAAGGGGCTTCAAAGGCAGGTGAAAAGTAACTTGATAGGGCTGTTGACCCCCCTGATCGAGTCAATTAATCAGTAGTATACTACCGGTGTCTAATTCCTCCATCGGTATCCCTTTTGGCATTCCGGCAGAGCATTAGGTCAGACGTAAAGTACCCTTATTGGCCATTAGTTCAAAGAGTTTTCCAAAAGTCTAATGAGTCTGTTTGGGGATCGCTTATCGGTGCTGAACTGCTGGAACATTGGGCCGAAAGCTGCGGAATTGGGGCCGGTTTGTCGGCTGTTTGATACGCGAAAACCAGCCTAAAGAATGAGGGATTTGTGGGGATCAATCGGGAATCTCAAATCTTTAGGTTGTGGGAGAAGGATGAAAGGTGGTCAAAGGCGATCGCCTTTGATAAATCTGACAACGTTGCTGCAAACACGAGGGGCATTTTGCCATGGGTCTCTGGAATCCCGGGAAAGTCTTGGCGGAGCCAGGGCTACGGCTGACGGAAGAAGAAAAGCAGTTCATCTGGAGCAAAATGCCTCCCCCCGTGGATGGGTACTACAACGCGGATGCGGTCTTCGAGGGGGGTGGCGTCCGGGGCTTGGCCTTTTTGGGGGCGCTGCGCTGCTGCCATGACCTCAATATTCGCTGGTGCAAGCTGGCGGGCACCTCGGCGGGAGCAGTGACGGCGGCCCTGCTGGCGGCGGAGTTTCCCATGGATCGCCTGGAGGAGATCTTGGGGGAGCTGGACTACATGAAGTTCCTCTCGCGCAAGATGAGCCCGCTGATCTGGAATGGGGATCCGGCCAATGATTTGCAGATGCCGGTGTTGATGGTGCTGTCGCTGCTGCTGGCTCGGCAGCTGGGGGAGTATTCTTCGGACCCGTTTCGCGATTGGCTGGCCCAGACGCTGGCTATTCAGGGGATCCAGGAGTTTGCGGATCTCGAAAAGCAGCGGGAGTCCCATAACCTCAAGGTGGTGGTGTCGGATATTAGCCGGGGCCAGATGCTGGTGCTGCCGGATGATCTTGACTGTCTGGATGCGGCGACAACCCAGAAGCTGCGCGAGCAGGGGCTGATGAGCGGAAAAGAGTTTTCGGTGGCGGAGGCGGTGCGCTTGTCAATGAGCATTCCGTTTTTCTTTGCGCCGGGGAAGCTGGGCGATCGCCTGATTGTCGATGGCGGCATTCTCAGCAACTTCCCGCTGTGGATTTATGACGTGAGGCCCAATGGTCCTGGGCGCGTGCCCCGCTGGCCGACCTTTGGTCTGCGCCTGGTGGAGGAGCACGGCCACGCGACCGCGGCCAAGGTCGGCGGCCCGCTGTCTCTGCTGGGGGCGATGTTCCGCACGATGATGGTGGCGCGCGATCGCTATCACTTGACCCACACCGATCAGGGCCGAGTGATCAACATCAACGTGGCCACTGCCAATGTGACGGCAACCCAGTTCAATCTCTCCAATGGCATCAAGGACGACCTGTACCGCGTGGGGTATGAAAGCACCAAGCGGTTCTTTTTGGATACCTGGAGCTGGGAGAAACACCTGGTAGCGAGAGGATTCGAGCCTTCGACGGCGACGGCCTGAGGCTGCCTTAGGCAAAATGGGGTGTAGGAATGTCTAGAGAAATTTCAATTTCCTTAAGGTTTTGTGGCAGCGTGCTGGACAAGATCTGCTATTATGGTTTCCTACACCGCTTGGAGAGGTGGCTGAGCGGTTGAAAGCGGCAGATTGCTAATCTGTTGTACGGCAGGTAACTCCGTACCGAGGGTTCGAATCCCTCCCTCTCCGTTCCAAAATCAAGTTTTCGCAGCTAGTCGCCCTTGTTTCTCGATTCCTGGAACAAGGGCGATCGCTTTTTGGGCCAAAGACGCTCTCGAAGTTTGCCGTAAAATCAAGCTCAATATCTAGAGCGGGTGTTCAACGCCTCGGGCGATCGCCCCCGCCGTGCAATGTTGAGGAGTCAAACTTGGTCATGAAACGCGTAGTCGACCCTGTGGGATCTTGGTTCCCCATCCCTTTCTTCTCGCGAGGCGCGGCGATCGCCCTTGCTGCTGGCCTGCTGACCACCGCCTGCCAAAATCCTCCCTCTGAAGGCGGCGCGTCTTCCCCCAATGGCGCTAGCGGCTCCAGCAGCAACGGCCTCAAAATCGGCTCCCTGCTGCCAGCGACGGGCGATCTGTCCCCCATTGGCCAAGAAATGATTCAGGCGGTGCCCCTGCTGGTGGAAACCGTGAACCAGTGCGGCGGCGTCAACGGCCAGCCCGTCACCCTGGTGGCCGAAGATGACCAAACCGATCCCCGCGCCGGTACCCAGGCCATGGCCAAGCTGGCGGAAGTCGATCGCGTCGGCGGTGTCGTTGGCTCCTTTGCCAGCAGCGTCTCCAGCGCCGCCGTCGACGTGGCTGTGCGCAACAAAGTCCCCATGGTTTCTCCCGGCAGCACCAGCCCCGTCTTCACAGAGCGGGCCGCCAAAGGTGACTTCGGCGGCTACTGGGCCCGGACTGCACCCCCCGACGACTACCAGGCAGCTGCCCTCGCTCAGCTCGCCAAAGATCGCGGCTTCACGCGGGTCTCGACCGTCGTAATCAATAACGACTACGGCGTTGGCTTTGAGAAGCAGTTTGTGGCGGCCTTCAAGAAGCTGGGCGGCACGGTGATCAACGAAAGCAACCCCACCCGCTACGACCCCAACGCCACCACCTTTGACACAGAAGCCGCAGCGGCCTTCGCCAACAAGCCAGAAGCCGTGGCAGCGGTCCTCTACGCCGAAACCGGTAGCCTGCTGCTGAAGTCGGCCTACCAGCAGGGCTTGATGGATGGAGTGCAGGTGATGCTCACGGACGGCGTCCAGAGCGAAGAATTCCCCAAACAGGTGGGCCAGACCAGCGACGGCAAATTTATTTTGCAAAACGCGATCGGGACGGTGCCGGGGGCCAGCGGCGCGGCCCTAGCAGACTTTACTAAGCTGTGGCAGGAGAAGAAGGGCAAGGCTCCCGGGGCCTATGTGCCCCATACCTGGGACGCGACGGCGCTGATCGCCCTGGCAGCCCAAGCAGCCCAATCCAATGACGGGGAGGCGATCGCGGCCAAGCTGCGCGACGTGGCCAACGCGCCCGGCCAGGAAGTGACGGACGTCTGCGAAGGACTCAAGCTCCTCGCCAGCGGCCAAGACATCAACTACCAGGGCGCCAGCGGCAACGTTGACCTTGACGCCAACGGGGACGTGGTGGGCGCCTACGACGTCTGGACCGTCCAGGAAAATGGCGGCATTGGCGTCGTCGGTAAGGTGAACCCTGCCCTGTGACATACTCCTACGCTGATACTGACGTATGCAGCGTAGGCTTCTCAGTGACCCCTGGTATCCCATCGGGCGTTTCCTGAGCTTTATTGACGATACGGGATGCCCCACCGCACCGGAACAATACAAAGAGTGTTGTTCTCTCCTTTGTACTGCTGGAATTTTACCTGCCCACAGATGGGACGACGAATCGTATGTTTCTAGGCAGAACCCCATATTCCAGGTTGTCAAGGTTCAAGTTTCAGGGCGGCGATTAGCTCAAACCCTTAGCCTGATTATCACACCCGTTTTGCATCATGAGAGATTTGCTCGTTTCCTCCATCTCCCCTTCTCGCGCCTGTGGCATAGGTCAGAGGAGTGTCGTTCGCTCGCTCGCATTCATCTCAACGCCAAATCAAAGATGATGGCGTGAGGCTTCTGCTGCTTTAGCTAAGAGGACGTCTGAAAAGGGCCGCAGGCCTTGGTATTGCCCTCATCCCCAAGCCCCTTCTCCCAGGTTTGGGAGAAGGGGAGCTGACATTCTGTTTCCCTCTTCCAAGTTTGGGAGAGGGGAAAGGGGTGAGGGCAATTCTGGCAGAGCGATCGCCCCTCAAAAGAGCCCTATAAAGTGGCGATCGCCTCTGCAATCTGGCGAGACACAAAGGGCAAGATCTCCTCGCTCTTGCTTTGGGCCTTGCCCTCGGTGAAGACCACCAAGACGTAGGGCCGCTGGCCGGGCAGTTCGATGTAGGCCGCGTCGTGGCGCACGGTGCTCATCAGGCCAGCCTTGGACCAAACCTTGGCGTCGGTCGGCACCCCCGCCCCCAAAAAGCCCGTGACCTGGTTTTCGGGATCGGCAGCAAGCGCTGCGGGGTCTAGGGAGCGGGCCATCAGGTCCATCATGGCCTGGGACGCCGGGGCCGAGACCGCGACCCCGCCCACGATGCTGTGGAGCAGGCGGGCCGTGGCGTTGGTGGTCAGCATGTTGCGGTTTTCCATCAGGGTGCCCAGGAAAGCACGCTCGCGGCCGTAGGCCCCGTCACACCAAGTTTTTTGGTTGACGTTGATGCTGTCGAGGTCGGGCCAGCCCAGGGACTGAAAGTAGCGATTGACCAGATTTCGCTGGTGCTGCCAGGTCTCAAAGGGGCCGGGGGGCAGCTCCGGGCCGCTGGTGGTGCCGGTGAGCACGTCGACGACCAGGCTGGTGGCGTCGTTGCCCGAGTCCACGATCATGTCTCGCACGGCCCGCTCCAGCTCGGCAGAGGACTGGATCATCCCCTTGGTCAGCCACTCGTGGACGGCGACCAGATAAAACAGCTTGACGACACTGGCCGGGTAGATGCGCTCGACCCCGCGATACTGGAACCCCCGGACCGGATACTGCCAGAAGGCGTCCGGGCTGAGAGCGCCGCCGGTGTTGACCGGGGCGGGAGGGTCATAGACCAGCCAGGTGAGGGCGATCTGGTTGCGGGCAAGGGAGGAAAATTGATTCCAGGTGGCTTCGAGGACGCGATCGCCCAGGGTTTCGAGTGCGTCGTCCTTGGAGAAAAAAGTCATTGCGCGATGTCTGCGAGATGCTTGAAAATAGCAGGCTGAACTGCACGAGCGATCGCCGAATGGTATCTCTGCAACAGTTACGAACCGCCCTATCTTCTGAACGATCTTACTCTGCGGAGTATCGATGCCAGCGCGACCTCAATCTTTATAAAACGCCGCAGCAAGAGAGCTTGGTCACCCAGGCCGCAGCGGGGCGCCATCTGCGAGTGACGGCGATCCCCGACGAAGAAGACCTGCGAGCAGTGTGGGTGAGCCTGTGCGAGGACGACTACCCGGGCTGGCTGGCGATCGCCGACCTAGACGCGCTGGTCCTGGCCTCCGAGCCCTACCAGGCTCCCGTGCTTGCGCGATCGCAGATCGAAGCGCGCCTGCCGGGGGCGATCGCCTTTGCGGAGGCCGCCATGGCCCAGCCCCACGAATACCTGTGGGGAGGGACCGTGGGGCCGAGCTACGACTGCTCTGGCCTGATGCAGGCGGCCTTTCGGTCGGTGGGGGTGCAGCTGCCCCGCGACGCCTACCAGCAGGAAGCCTTTACCCAAGCGATCGCCCTCGAAGCGGTGCAGCCCGGGGATCTGGTGTTTTTTGGTCCGCCCGAGAAGGCGACCCACGTGGGCCTGTGCCTCGGGGACGGGCGCTACCTCCACAGCTCCGGCAAAGATCTGGGGCGCAACGGGATCGGCATTGATCCCTTGGGTCAGACCGGGGAGCCCGTGGGCGATCGCTACTGGGAGCAGCTGCGGGGCTTTGGCCGAGTGATGGCCAGCTATCAGCCCCGGGCCATGTGCTGATCGACCTGGGCGTACAGGGCCTCTGGGGTTTGGGAATTGTCCAACACCACGTCAGCCTGGGCGACTTTTTGCTCGAGGTCCATCTGGCTGGCAATGCGGGCGACAATCTGGCTGTCGCTGAGGCGATCGCGCGCCTTTAGCCGCGCCACCTGCTCCGCCAGCGGGCAGGCGACCACCCAGATTTCGCTCACTAGGCCCGTCAGCCCCGCCTCAAACAGCAGCGGAATCGCCAGCACCACGGTGGCGGCATCCTCGGGCAGGGTCTCTAGGGCCTGGTGAAATCGCTGGCGCACGTAGGGGTGGATTTGCTGCTCGAGCCAGCGCCGCTCAGCCGGGTCGTGAAACACGATTTCGCCGATGCGCCGCCGGTCGAGGGACCCGTCCGCTAGCTGCGCCCCCGGGCCGTAGCGCGCGGCGATCGCCCCCAAAATGGGCGATCCAATGGCCACCGCCTCCCGCGCATAGATATCGGCGTCCAGGACCGGCAGCCCGTAGCGCTCCGCCAGATAGCGGGCCACGGTGCTCTTGCCGGTGCCGATGCCGCCGGTCAAGCCGATGCGTCGCTGCTTCACGGGGCCGCCCAGGCCGCGATCGCCGCCGTCAGCCCCTCCAGGGTGTACTCCTGGGCCTCGATGTCCACCCGGCCCAGGGCGCTCTCGCAGGCCCGCGACGTCTGGGGACCAATGGAGGCGATCGCCACTGACTGCACCAGCGTCGGCCAGCTTTCCCCCACCGCCTGCTCGAGCAGCTGACAAAAATGCTTCACGGTCTTGGAGCTAGCGAAGGTGACAACGTCGATTTCGCCATTCTGCAAGGCGTGCAGCGCAGCGGCGTCCACAGTTTGCGGGCAGCCCGACTCGTAGGCCGCCACCTCCACCACCTCGGCCCCCGCCGCGCCCAGGGACTGCACGAGCACCTCCCGGCCCCCGCTCTCCACTCGCGGGAACAGGATGCGCTGCCCCTTCGGCGGCTCTGGGAAGTGCTCCACCATCGAATCAGCCACAAAGTCCGGCGGCACAAAGTCCGGCACTAGCCCCCGCTGCTGGAGACTGGCGGCGGTTTTTTTGCCCACGACGGCCAGCTTGATCCCGGTGAGCTGGCGCACGTCCCGGCCCAGGCTCACCATGCGATCAAAGAAATAATCTACGCCGTTGCTAGAAGTCAAAATCAGCCAGTCAAAGTCGCGCAAATGGGCGATCGCCTGGTCCAGGGGTGCCCAGCTCGAAGGCGGGCGAATTTCCAGGGCGGGCATCTCGATCACCGAGGCCCCCACGGCCTGGAGCTGCTGGGTAAAGGCGCTGGACTGGCCCGCTGCGCGCGT
This genomic stretch from Geitlerinema sp. PCC 7407 harbors:
- a CDS encoding ABC transporter substrate-binding protein, encoding MKRVVDPVGSWFPIPFFSRGAAIALAAGLLTTACQNPPSEGGASSPNGASGSSSNGLKIGSLLPATGDLSPIGQEMIQAVPLLVETVNQCGGVNGQPVTLVAEDDQTDPRAGTQAMAKLAEVDRVGGVVGSFASSVSSAAVDVAVRNKVPMVSPGSTSPVFTERAAKGDFGGYWARTAPPDDYQAAALAQLAKDRGFTRVSTVVINNDYGVGFEKQFVAAFKKLGGTVINESNPTRYDPNATTFDTEAAAAFANKPEAVAAVLYAETGSLLLKSAYQQGLMDGVQVMLTDGVQSEEFPKQVGQTSDGKFILQNAIGTVPGASGAALADFTKLWQEKKGKAPGAYVPHTWDATALIALAAQAAQSNDGEAIAAKLRDVANAPGQEVTDVCEGLKLLASGQDINYQGASGNVDLDANGDVVGAYDVWTVQENGGIGVVGKVNPAL
- a CDS encoding patatin-like phospholipase family protein; translation: MGLWNPGKVLAEPGLRLTEEEKQFIWSKMPPPVDGYYNADAVFEGGGVRGLAFLGALRCCHDLNIRWCKLAGTSAGAVTAALLAAEFPMDRLEEILGELDYMKFLSRKMSPLIWNGDPANDLQMPVLMVLSLLLARQLGEYSSDPFRDWLAQTLAIQGIQEFADLEKQRESHNLKVVVSDISRGQMLVLPDDLDCLDAATTQKLREQGLMSGKEFSVAEAVRLSMSIPFFFAPGKLGDRLIVDGGILSNFPLWIYDVRPNGPGRVPRWPTFGLRLVEEHGHATAAKVGGPLSLLGAMFRTMMVARDRYHLTHTDQGRVININVATANVTATQFNLSNGIKDDLYRVGYESTKRFFLDTWSWEKHLVARGFEPSTATA
- the alr gene encoding alanine racemase, with protein sequence MQCDRAWVEINLEALTHNVRQLKQWLAPKTDLMAVVKADAYGHGAIAVARTALAAGATWLGVATVSEGIQLRRAGIEAPILILGATHTPDQIRAIAYWRLDPTLCTPQQAQTFSETLASLDRHLPVHLKIDTGMSRLGMPWQEAVKFVQAVQDLPHLRIASVYSHLATADDPDPTILYQQHQRFEVAIAQVRAANLPLPRLHLANSAATLADRSLHYDMVRVGLATYGLYPAPHLRSVLPLRPVMQVKARITQVKHIQPGTGVSYGHRFVADRPMDIATVGIGYADGVPRNLSNRMTALLRGQPVAQLGSVTMDQLMLDMTSIDQPQVGEIVTLLGRDGAQAITADDWAELLGTISWEILCGFKHRLPRVAVGQPQTSREASILRI
- the coaE gene encoding dephospho-CoA kinase (Dephospho-CoA kinase (CoaE) performs the final step in coenzyme A biosynthesis.), whose amino-acid sequence is MKQRRIGLTGGIGTGKSTVARYLAERYGLPVLDADIYAREAVAIGSPILGAIAARYGPGAQLADGSLDRRRIGEIVFHDPAERRWLEQQIHPYVRQRFHQALETLPEDAATVVLAIPLLFEAGLTGLVSEIWVVACPLAEQVARLKARDRLSDSQIVARIASQMDLEQKVAQADVVLDNSQTPEALYAQVDQHMARG
- a CDS encoding C40 family peptidase, whose product is MVSLQQLRTALSSERSYSAEYRCQRDLNLYKTPQQESLVTQAAAGRHLRVTAIPDEEDLRAVWVSLCEDDYPGWLAIADLDALVLASEPYQAPVLARSQIEARLPGAIAFAEAAMAQPHEYLWGGTVGPSYDCSGLMQAAFRSVGVQLPRDAYQQEAFTQAIALEAVQPGDLVFFGPPEKATHVGLCLGDGRYLHSSGKDLGRNGIGIDPLGQTGEPVGDRYWEQLRGFGRVMASYQPRAMC
- a CDS encoding serine hydrolase, translating into MTFFSKDDALETLGDRVLEATWNQFSSLARNQIALTWLVYDPPAPVNTGGALSPDAFWQYPVRGFQYRGVERIYPASVVKLFYLVAVHEWLTKGMIQSSAELERAVRDMIVDSGNDATSLVVDVLTGTTSGPELPPGPFETWQHQRNLVNRYFQSLGWPDLDSINVNQKTWCDGAYGRERAFLGTLMENRNMLTTNATARLLHSIVGGVAVSAPASQAMMDLMARSLDPAALAADPENQVTGFLGAGVPTDAKVWSKAGLMSTVRHDAAYIELPGQRPYVLVVFTEGKAQSKSEEILPFVSRQIAEAIATL
- a CDS encoding glycosyltransferase family 1 protein; protein product: MSSLHQKRVALISVHGDPAIEIGKEEAGGQNVYVRQVGEALAQQGWDVDMFTRQTDSAQPAIVEHGPRCRTIRLVAGPQAFVPRDEIFEYLPDFLEALLAFQAQSGAEYPLVHTNYWLSGWVGLEWQKRQDIRQVHTYHSLGAVKYKSIPTVPIIAKTRLAVEKDCLEKADCVVATSPQEEEHMRSLVSQRGRIEVIPCGTDIERFGHIDSQEARQKLGLEPDAKVVFYVGRFDPRKGIETLVRAVHASQFRNDPELRLIIGGGSRPGASDGRERDRIESIVDELGMGAFTTFPGRLGDEDLPLHYAAADVCVVPSHYEPFGLVAIEAMACGTPVVASAVGGLQFTVVHEETGLLAPAKDAAAFGAAIDRLLANPQWRDQLGQAARRRVEENFSWQGVASQLGNLYTRLGDTAIAPDTLDATA
- a CDS encoding HNH endonuclease, which codes for MGKVLVLNASYEPLNITSWRRAVVLLLKGKAEQVEHNGKVLYTGLPLPTVIRLRHYIRVPYKEIPLTRRNILHRDGHSCQYCGYTGDELTLDHVLPRSRGGDDSWENMVTACVRCNVKKGNRTPKEANLLLRTTPRKPYSGLYFEVAKHLKSGVHQEWKKYVIGI